The following are from one region of the Lepeophtheirus salmonis chromosome 8, UVic_Lsal_1.4, whole genome shotgun sequence genome:
- the LOC121123110 gene encoding salivary peroxidase/catechol oxidase has protein sequence MLWIPCLLITNLIAVHGLTPKNAILLAEEELSDFPEGDALCSLGNRYKKVTKSSLQMSKRNALFKNAMNKLERVGRKTKNFEEEVKNLLSEKFRDDAPCSSTATSTCTSTDSKFRTIDGTCNNKENTSWGATGAPLIRLLKARYGNAASTPKTKGLFTPRDAKCAQPGELPNPRLVSSTFHPDMNVPHTLATHILTQFGQYLDHDMSLTPEAHVSNCCTDNSQEGCSAISIPSNDPFFSTVSQTCLEFTRSEHYCDSSPREQFNIITSYVDASNVYGSDSTRLRSLRDDNNYLLKTTKSATGKELLPKNAAGDYIAGDVRATVIPGLAAMHTLFVREHNRIANQILKEFPTMDKETIFEEARRIVGAENQNVVYGQYLSSLFSPKLMDRFGLRMTSKSTYDSKINAAISNGFATAAYRFGHSMVQGDIQRIGLTAADSNTSFFPKDAFFNMQHYEAKDGLGLEEVILGLLHQPSQSYDRLAIDDITNHLFNGGKAFGSDLIARNIQRGRDHGLPTYGFWRQHCDLQPLCDWNKKPGSIKQSNWDILKKLYNSPNDIDLFTAGLAENPSEGSVLGETFSCILGKQFENLKNGDRYFFTHTNQASSFTESQINNIRTRTLGQIICDNTDIQKVRANVFKLDSDWIDCPSVSTLNIRTFIQSTP, from the exons ATGCTTTGGATTCCCTGTCTTCTTATAACCAACTTAATAGCTGTACATGGCCTCACTCCAAAGAATGCAATCTTATTGGCGGAAGAAGAACTCTCTGACTTTCCAGAAGGCGATGCCCTTTGCTCTCTTGGGAATCGTTATAAGAAAGTAACGAAGAG cTCCCTACAAATGTCAAAGAGAAATGCTCTTTTCAAGAATGCAATGAACAAATTAGAGCGTGTGGGAAGGAAAACTAAGAATTTCGAAGAGGAAGTCAAGAATCTTCTCTCTGAAAAATTTCGTGATGATGCTCCATGCTCCTCTACAGCAACCAGTACCTGCACCAGTACTGACTCCAAGTTCAGAACCATTGATGGCACCTGCAACAATAAGGAGAACACAAGTTGGGGGGCTACCGGTGCTCCTTTGATTCGTTTATTGAAAGCTCGGTATGGAAATGCTGCTTCTACTCCAAAAACAAAGGGTCTTTTTACACCAA GGGACGCAAAATGTGCCCAGCCAGGAGAACTCCCTAATCCAAGATTGGTCAGCTCCACCTTTCACCCTGACATGAATGTACCTCACACTCTCGCTACTCACATTTTGACACAATTTGGCCAATATTTGGATCATGACATGTCTTTAACACCTGAAGCCCATGTGAGCAATTGCTGTACTGACAATAGCCAGGAAGGATGCAGTGCTATAAGTATTCCAAGCAATGATCCTTTCTTTTCCACTGTGTCACAAACTTGTCTCGAATTTACTCGATCCGAGCATTACTGTGACTCTTCACCACGAGAACAATTCAACATTATTACCAGCTATGTTGACGCTTCAAATGTCTACGGATCCGACTCCACCCGCCTTCGCAGTCTACGAGACGACAATAACTATCTTCTTAAGACCACAAAATCTGCAACAGGGAAGGAACTTCTCCCAAAGAATGCTGCAGGTGATTACATTGCAGGAGATGTAAGAGCCACTGTGATTCCTGGACTTGCAGCAATGCACACTTTGTTTGTCCGTGAACATAACAGAATTGCCAAtcagattttgaaagaattccCAACCATGGACAAAGAAACCATATTCGAAGAGGCTCGCAGGATTGTTGGTGCTGAAAATCAAAACGTTGTCTATGGACAATATCTTTCATCCCTTTTCAGTCCCAAGTTAATGGATCGCTTTGGTTTAAGAATGACTTCTAAATCAACATACGATTCTAAAATCAATGCAGCTATCTCTAATGGATTTGCTACTGCAGCCTACCGATTTGGACACTCTATGGTTCAAGGTGATATTCAAAGAATAGGTCTCACTGCTGCAGATTCCAATACCTCCTTCTTTCCAAAGGATGCATTTTTCAATATGCAACACTATGAAGCAAAGGATGGATTAGGCCTTGAGGAAGTTATTTTGGGTCTTTTGCATCAGCCTTCACAATCATATGATCGTCTCGCCATTGATGATATCACTAATCATCTCTTCAATGGTGGTAAAGCATTTGGATCGGATTTAATTGCAAGAAACATTCAAAGAGGAAGAGATCATGGGCTTCCTACTTATGGATTCTGGAGACAGCACTGTGATCTTCAACCTCTTTGTGATTGGAATAAAAAACCAGGTAGTATCAAACAAAGTAACTGggatattttgaagaaactcTACAACAGTCCTAATGACATTGATTTGTTCACTGCTGGCCTTGCTGAGAATCCAAGTGAAGGCTCTGTCTTAGGAGAGACCTTTAGCTGTATACTTGGAAAAcagtttgaaaatttgaaaaatggagaTCGGTATTTCTTTACACACACTAACCAAGCTAGTTCCTTCACGGAATCTCAAATCAATAATATCCGAACCCGTACTTTGGGTCAAATCATCTGTGATAACACGgatattcaaaaagtaagagcAAATGTTTTCAAGCTCGACTCTGACTGGATTGATTGCCCAAGTGTCTCCACTCTTAATATCAGAACCTTCATTCAAAGCACTCCTTAA